A single region of the Coregonus clupeaformis isolate EN_2021a chromosome 40, ASM2061545v1, whole genome shotgun sequence genome encodes:
- the LOC121555102 gene encoding gamma-crystallin M3-like: MMGKIIFYEDKNFQGRSYETSSDCPELTSYLSRCHSCRVESGNFMVYDRPNFMGNQYFMRRGDYSDYMSMMGMRECIRSCRMIPMHRGNFRMRIYEKENFGGQMHEMMDDCDSIQERYRMSDCQSCNVMDGHWLMYEQPHFRGRQMYMRPGEYRNFREMGMGMGGMGSMSGMRCMSMRRIMDNMSM; encoded by the exons ATGATGGGCAAG ATCATCTTCTACGAGGACAAGAACTTCCAGGGTCGCTCCTATGAGACCAGCTCCGACTGCCCTGAGTTGACCTCCTACCTGAGCAGGTGCCACTCCTGCAGGGTTGAGAGCGGCAACTTCATGGTGTACGATCGCCCCAACTTCATGGGAAACCAGTACTTCATGAGGAGGGGAGATTATTCTGACTACATGAGTATGATGGGAATGAGGGAGTGCATCAGGTCCTGCCGCATGATCCCCATG CACCGTGGAAACTTCAGGATGAGGATCTACGAAAAGGAGAACTTCGGAGGTCAGATGCACGAGATGATGGACGACTGTGACTCCATCCAGGAGCGTTACCGTATGTCCGACTGCCAGTCCTGCAACGTGATGGACGGCCACTGGCTGATGTACGAGCAGCCCCACTTCAGAGGCAGGCAGATGTACATGAGGCCTGGAGAGTACAGGAACTTCAGAGAGATGGGCATGGGAATGGGAGGCATGGGCAGCATGAGCGGCATGAGGTGCATGAGCATGAGGCGTATCATGGACAACATGTCTATGTAA